Genomic segment of Sebaldella sp. S0638:
ATAACAGGCCCGACTAAAACTGCAAACTTTTCGCTTGGAAACCATCCTGTAGGTATGAATAAAGCCGTTAATATCCCCCAGGCTATAAAAGCCCCTATATTAGGTAAAACCATATTAGTCAAAAATCCACCAAAAGCCTGAACTTTTGCACGTGCCGAAGCATTTTGACCAGAAAAACCAGCATCGATATTCATTTTATTCCTCCTTATTTTTACATTTAATTTTCTTTCTGCAGGTTTTCTGACCTGACAGATAAATTAAGAGAAATGATATTTCAATGTACTAAGATACCACTTAAAAGATTTATTTCATAATTTTTTATGTTTTCTGTCATAACTTTATCCCTGTTCTCTTCTTCTGTTTCTCTTTATTAATCTTTTCCGGATACTTTTATATGTTTTTCCCTCTAAAAACTGCTTAATCTTATATCCTCCAGATTTTATGAAATTAATTTTTTGGCACTAAAATAAACATTATTTCTCTAAAATAATTTATAATAAACTGCTGCTTTGGCATGCAGAATAATTATTATTTTTTGTCCTTTATTTTGATAATCTGATAATTTCATAATTTTTCGCAATTATGTCTGTTAATTCCTCATTCTGCAGCTGTGTAAAATGTTTTACCGCTTCTTTTATCCCGTACAGCTTTATGTAATCTTGTATTTCCACAGATTCTTCATCTTCAGGGTTATAAAAACAGAAAGCCAGTGCTATTGCCTTAGTAATAAAGACAACAGGCAGTCCCATATCATAGAGTTTTCTTGCAGGTGCCGTGAGCCGTTCATCATATCCTACTTTTCTCACAGGAGACCTTCCCACACGGAATACACTGTCGCTTATACTTGTATTCCCATGCCGTTTCAGTGTTTTTTCTATATATGCATTCATCTCTTCACCAGATATACCATACTCTTTTATGAGATATTCCGCATTTTCCTTCATGGTGTTTCTTACAAAATCTTGGATCTCTTCTCTTGCGAGTGCTTCCTGTACAGTCTTGCATCCCGCGGCAAAGCCTGCATATGCTGCTGTCGCATGTCCGGCATTTACACAGTAAAGTTTTCTTTCTATGTAAGGTTTCATATACTCCACATAAACTGCACCTTTTATTTTCAGTGTTTTCCCGCTTAATATCTCTGATTTATTTATAACCCACTCATAATACGGCTCTACCACTGCTATATCTATCCCGTCGAAATTTTCGGATAAAGCCTGTCTGTCTATTGCCGAATTCGGGAAACCTGTAT
This window contains:
- a CDS encoding mannitol-1-phosphate 5-dehydrogenase yields the protein MNAVHFGAGNIGRGFIGCLLSESDFEVCFVDVNSDVVNRLNDDKYYMMKILDGVENIRKISPVTALNSLTQEEEIIKKITEADIITTSTGVNNLPRIAPLLTKGLLKRAGMKKDRIDIIANENAINASSILKKEILNLVSAEEAGIIEENTGFPNSAIDRQALSENFDGIDIAVVEPYYEWVINKSEILSGKTLKIKGAVYVEYMKPYIERKLYCVNAGHATAAYAGFAAGCKTVQEALAREEIQDFVRNTMKENAEYLIKEYGISGEEMNAYIEKTLKRHGNTSISDSVFRVGRSPVRKVGYDERLTAPARKLYDMGLPVVFITKAIALAFCFYNPEDEESVEIQDYIKLYGIKEAVKHFTQLQNEELTDIIAKNYEIIRLSK